In Halobaculum magnesiiphilum, the following proteins share a genomic window:
- a CDS encoding zinc-dependent alcohol dehydrogenase family protein, whose protein sequence is MRAAVLREHGEPLDVTEVDDPEPDPKGVVVEVEACGICRSDWHGWQGDWDWLGIQPQPGQILGHEPAGRVAAVGEDVTTFAEGDHVAVPFNLGDGTCMQCRTGHGNTCENPMPLGFVEPVPGAFAELVHVPAADHNLVHLPDGVGSVDMAGLGCRFMTAFHGLAHRAPIEAGDWVAVHGVGGVGLSAVHVADALGANVVAVDLDDQKLSTAEELGAAETVNAGDTDDVPGAVQALAGGGCHVSVDALGIAETCRNSVRSLGTRGTHVQIGLTTAEEEGMVGLPTDAMVMQEIEFVGSLGLPPTRYDEIFRMVARDNLDPSAVVSETVTLDDVNDKLSAMTDFGTEGIPVIDEF, encoded by the coding sequence ATGCGAGCAGCAGTCCTACGGGAGCACGGGGAACCGCTCGACGTAACCGAGGTCGACGACCCGGAACCCGACCCGAAGGGCGTGGTCGTCGAGGTCGAGGCGTGCGGGATCTGTCGGTCGGACTGGCACGGCTGGCAGGGCGACTGGGACTGGCTGGGCATCCAGCCCCAGCCGGGCCAGATCCTCGGCCACGAGCCGGCGGGGCGCGTCGCCGCCGTCGGCGAGGACGTGACGACCTTCGCCGAGGGCGACCACGTCGCGGTGCCGTTCAACCTCGGCGACGGCACGTGCATGCAGTGCCGGACCGGCCACGGGAACACCTGCGAGAACCCGATGCCGCTGGGGTTCGTCGAGCCGGTTCCCGGCGCGTTCGCCGAGCTGGTCCACGTGCCCGCGGCCGACCACAACCTCGTCCACCTCCCCGACGGCGTGGGCTCCGTCGACATGGCGGGGCTGGGCTGCCGCTTCATGACGGCCTTCCACGGGCTGGCCCACCGGGCGCCCATCGAGGCGGGCGACTGGGTCGCCGTCCACGGCGTCGGCGGGGTCGGCCTCTCGGCGGTCCACGTCGCCGACGCCCTCGGCGCGAACGTCGTCGCCGTCGACCTCGACGACCAGAAGCTCTCGACGGCCGAGGAGCTGGGCGCCGCCGAGACGGTCAACGCCGGCGACACCGACGACGTGCCGGGGGCGGTGCAGGCGCTCGCGGGCGGCGGCTGTCACGTCTCCGTCGACGCGCTCGGCATCGCCGAGACGTGCCGCAACTCGGTGCGCAGCCTCGGCACGCGGGGGACGCACGTCCAGATCGGCCTCACCACCGCCGAGGAGGAGGGGATGGTCGGCCTCCCCACCGACGCGATGGTGATGCAGGAGATCGAGTTCGTCGGCTCGCTGGGGCTGCCGCCGACGCGCTACGACGAGATCTTCCGGATGGTCGCCCGCGACAACCTCGATCCCAGCGCCGTCGTCAGCGAGACGGTGACGCTGGACGACGTGAACGACAAGCTGTCCGCGATGACCGACTTCGGGACCGAGGGGATCCCGGTGATCGACGAGTTCTGA
- a CDS encoding ABC transporter substrate-binding protein, with amino-acid sequence MTGSERTRRQLLAALGGAATVGLAGCGGTSGGPNASGDTAAAPTTGTTANPRTETETATPEPAYEACMEPVGCLSFDEPPETWAANAGIYCDIGVALGLADRLAAIGSPRRYYTGYYEELPGVSFDKSQYPVLSRGTRMPKESFYAADADLHVIDPVWMVNTFGWTEADIEEIATNVGPFFGNYIREQQDAWHTYRYPTLSEAFGNVAALFGRRDRYERIEQVRSELAETIRSRLPEERTEVLLLRPQGIPPNSFFPQYMDDSVSDLQWQVVEVEDALTDSGIPEWGVRIDYETIARLDPEVIVMETQFADDFVLDDESFREFTLGFMRDHPVARDVTAVENGRVHAGGINYQGPMVSLFQTEHAAQVAYPDEFGDEELFDRDRVAGIVTGDG; translated from the coding sequence GTGACCGGGAGCGAACGGACGCGGCGACAGTTGCTCGCGGCCCTTGGCGGCGCGGCGACCGTCGGGCTCGCCGGCTGCGGCGGCACGAGCGGCGGACCGAACGCCAGTGGCGACACGGCCGCGGCGCCGACGACCGGGACCACGGCGAATCCCCGAACGGAGACGGAGACGGCGACCCCCGAACCGGCGTACGAGGCGTGTATGGAGCCGGTGGGCTGTCTCTCGTTCGACGAGCCCCCGGAGACGTGGGCCGCCAACGCCGGCATCTACTGCGACATCGGCGTCGCGCTCGGGCTGGCCGACCGGCTCGCGGCGATCGGCTCGCCGCGGCGGTACTACACCGGGTACTACGAGGAGCTGCCGGGCGTCTCGTTCGACAAGAGCCAGTATCCGGTGCTGTCGCGGGGCACGCGGATGCCCAAGGAGTCGTTCTACGCCGCCGACGCGGACCTCCACGTCATCGACCCGGTGTGGATGGTGAACACCTTCGGATGGACGGAGGCCGACATCGAGGAGATCGCGACGAACGTCGGCCCGTTCTTCGGCAACTACATCCGCGAACAGCAGGACGCGTGGCACACGTACCGGTATCCGACGCTGTCGGAGGCGTTCGGCAACGTCGCGGCGCTGTTCGGCCGGCGCGACCGCTACGAGCGGATCGAGCAGGTACGCTCGGAGCTGGCCGAGACGATCCGCTCGCGGCTGCCCGAGGAGCGCACGGAGGTGTTGCTCCTGCGACCCCAAGGGATCCCGCCGAACTCCTTTTTCCCACAGTACATGGACGACTCCGTCTCGGATCTCCAGTGGCAGGTCGTCGAGGTCGAGGACGCCCTGACGGACAGCGGGATCCCCGAGTGGGGCGTCCGTATCGACTACGAGACGATCGCGCGGCTCGACCCCGAAGTGATCGTCATGGAGACCCAGTTCGCGGACGACTTCGTGCTCGACGACGAGTCGTTCCGGGAGTTCACGCTGGGGTTCATGCGCGACCACCCGGTCGCCCGCGACGTGACCGCCGTCGAGAACGGCCGTGTCCATGCCGGCGGCATCAACTACCAGGGCCCGATGGTCTCGCTGTTCCAGACCGAGCACGCCGCGCAGGTGGCCTATCCCGACGAGTTCGGCGACGAGGAGCTGTTCGACCGCGACCGCGTCGCGGGGATCGTCACGGGCGACGGATGA
- a CDS encoding FecCD family ABC transporter permease — MAGETRGETGTAADRRLAWVNRQLVGVAVGSVAVVVVAATLQLSFGAYPVSPLGAWRALADPEVLLSAAAWRAFLLGGRVPDYGTATLVVWTIRLPRVLVALLVGANLAVSGAVLQAITRNELASPFVLGVSSGAGLAVLLTVVVFTGLLPLLPLFAAVGGGVAFLLVYAIAWQGGTNPVRLVLAGVIVSSVFGSVQTGLFLLIEDIGLVQSVVAWTTGSLVGTDWAQVRMLLPWSVAAVGASLLGARELNVLTLGEETAASLGLSVERVRFLLSSVAVLAAAASVAAAGIVGFVGLVVPHIVRRSVGTDHKRLLVGCVFAGPALLLAADAGARLALSPAQIPVGIVTGLLGGPYFLYLMRKHGDFGGFQ; from the coding sequence ATGGCCGGTGAGACCCGCGGGGAGACGGGGACGGCCGCCGACCGGCGGCTCGCGTGGGTGAACCGGCAGCTCGTCGGCGTCGCCGTCGGCAGCGTCGCCGTCGTCGTCGTCGCGGCGACGCTGCAACTGAGCTTCGGCGCGTATCCGGTTTCCCCGCTGGGCGCGTGGCGGGCGCTGGCTGACCCCGAGGTGCTGCTCAGCGCGGCAGCCTGGCGGGCGTTCCTGCTCGGGGGGAGGGTACCGGACTACGGGACGGCGACGCTCGTCGTGTGGACGATCCGGCTCCCGCGCGTGCTCGTGGCGCTGCTCGTGGGTGCGAACCTCGCCGTCTCGGGGGCCGTCCTCCAGGCGATCACCCGCAACGAGCTCGCGAGCCCGTTCGTCCTCGGCGTCTCCTCGGGTGCCGGCCTCGCGGTGTTGCTCACGGTCGTCGTGTTCACCGGGCTGCTCCCGCTGCTCCCGCTGTTCGCGGCCGTCGGTGGCGGGGTCGCGTTCCTGCTCGTGTACGCCATCGCGTGGCAGGGCGGCACCAACCCGGTGCGGCTGGTGCTCGCGGGCGTCATCGTCTCCAGCGTCTTCGGCTCGGTGCAGACGGGGCTGTTCCTGCTCATCGAGGACATCGGGCTCGTCCAGAGCGTCGTCGCGTGGACGACCGGCTCGCTCGTGGGAACAGACTGGGCACAGGTGCGAATGCTGCTCCCGTGGTCAGTCGCCGCGGTCGGGGCGTCGCTGCTGGGCGCCCGCGAGCTGAACGTCCTGACGCTTGGCGAGGAGACGGCCGCCTCGCTCGGGCTTTCGGTCGAGCGCGTTCGATTCCTTCTCTCGAGCGTCGCGGTGCTGGCGGCGGCAGCGAGCGTCGCCGCCGCGGGGATCGTCGGCTTCGTCGGCCTCGTCGTCCCGCACATCGTCCGCCGGAGCGTCGGCACCGACCACAAGCGCCTACTCGTCGGCTGCGTCTTCGCCGGCCCGGCGCTGCTGCTCGCCGCCGACGCCGGCGCCCGGCTCGCGCTCTCGCCCGCGCAGATCCCCGTCGGCATCGTCACCGGGCTCCTCGGTGGCCCGTACTTCCTGTATCTCATGCGCAAACACGGCGACTTCGGAGGGTTCCAATGA
- a CDS encoding ABC transporter ATP-binding protein — translation MAPTTGDGRDHDPDATPAFSVEGLSKRFGSGEDAVRAVDDVSFSVDRGSVVGLLGPNGAGKTTLIKSVLGTVIPDEGTVRVLGRDAADGRRAAYADVDAMLEGARNDYWRLTVRENLRYFATIGGVAPDSVAGRHERLLDRLDLADRADTPVRELSRGMKQKVSLASVLAGGAKLVFLDEPTLGLDVEGSRTLRREIRRLAEEEDLTVVVSSHDMRVIEDVCDRVVVMSEGSIVADDAVERLLGAVDDYRVRVASDDLSPATVADLRDRFAVADADASAEPPTLEVNTDGDAVYDLFDALRAADVTLDRVDTVEPSLEDVFVRLTDAKPDDSSEVEPNGDRPRERRRAGVAGDGGGAQ, via the coding sequence ATGGCACCGACGACAGGGGACGGACGCGACCACGATCCGGACGCGACGCCAGCGTTCTCCGTCGAGGGACTCTCCAAGCGCTTCGGCTCCGGGGAGGACGCCGTCCGCGCCGTCGACGACGTCTCTTTTTCGGTCGACCGGGGGTCGGTCGTCGGACTGCTCGGCCCCAACGGCGCCGGGAAGACGACGCTGATCAAGTCGGTCCTCGGGACCGTCATTCCCGACGAGGGCACCGTCCGCGTGCTCGGCCGCGACGCCGCCGACGGGCGACGGGCCGCCTACGCTGACGTGGACGCGATGCTGGAGGGTGCCCGGAACGACTACTGGCGTTTGACCGTCCGGGAGAACCTCCGCTACTTCGCGACCATCGGCGGCGTCGCCCCCGACTCGGTCGCCGGCAGGCACGAGCGACTGCTCGACCGGCTCGACCTGGCCGACAGGGCGGACACGCCGGTCCGGGAGCTGTCGCGGGGGATGAAACAGAAGGTGTCGCTGGCGAGCGTGCTCGCGGGCGGGGCGAAGCTGGTGTTCCTCGACGAGCCGACGCTCGGGCTCGACGTGGAGGGGTCGCGGACGCTGCGGCGGGAGATCCGCCGGCTCGCCGAGGAGGAGGACCTCACGGTCGTCGTGAGCAGCCACGACATGCGCGTCATCGAGGACGTCTGCGACCGCGTGGTCGTCATGTCCGAGGGGTCGATCGTCGCCGACGACGCCGTCGAGCGGCTGCTCGGCGCCGTCGACGACTACCGCGTGCGGGTCGCGAGCGACGACCTCTCGCCGGCGACGGTCGCCGACCTGCGCGACCGGTTCGCCGTCGCCGACGCGGACGCGAGCGCGGAGCCGCCCACCCTGGAGGTCAACACCGACGGCGACGCGGTGTACGACCTCTTCGACGCGCTGCGCGCGGCCGACGTGACGCTCGACCGCGTCGACACCGTCGAGCCCAGTCTGGAGGACGTGTTCGTCCGACTGACCGATGCGAAGCCCGACGATTCGAGCGAGGTCGAACCGAACGGCGACCGCCCGCGCGAGCGACGGCGGGCGGGCGTCGCCGGCGACGGCGGAGGTGCGCAGTGA
- a CDS encoding ABC transporter permease gives MTTADAADGSSNGPSNETSAGAAVARDGASTGDDPRPATYLDLARAVLYREFLIFVRYPANAIGGIVVSLVFFGLLFFGGRLLAGQALADSLSGIVVGYFLWTLAVGAYSSVSNDIGSEVQWGTLERHVTTPFGFAPVALLKGVAKVVRTFLTSAVILAVMLVVTDTTLALAPVTVVVVAGLAIVSVLGLGFAAGGVTVLYKRVGNWLNLLQFGFVVLVSAPVLDQPWLRALPLAHGSAMLQRAMVDGVRLWEFPLADLALLVAVAVGYLAAGYVVFHYATRRARRLGVLGDY, from the coding sequence GTGACGACCGCCGACGCCGCGGACGGATCCTCGAACGGGCCCTCGAACGAGACATCCGCGGGCGCCGCCGTCGCCAGGGACGGCGCCTCGACCGGCGACGACCCGCGGCCGGCGACGTACCTCGATCTCGCGCGGGCGGTCCTCTACCGGGAGTTCCTGATCTTCGTCCGCTATCCGGCGAACGCGATCGGCGGCATCGTCGTCTCGCTCGTGTTCTTCGGGCTGTTGTTCTTCGGCGGGCGGCTCCTGGCGGGGCAGGCGCTCGCCGACTCGCTCTCGGGGATCGTCGTCGGCTACTTCCTGTGGACGCTCGCGGTCGGCGCGTACTCCTCGGTGTCCAACGACATCGGCAGCGAGGTCCAGTGGGGGACCCTGGAGCGGCACGTCACGACGCCGTTCGGGTTCGCCCCCGTGGCCCTGCTCAAGGGCGTCGCGAAGGTGGTTCGGACGTTCCTCACCTCCGCGGTGATCCTCGCGGTGATGCTCGTCGTGACCGACACGACGCTGGCGCTCGCGCCGGTGACGGTCGTCGTCGTCGCGGGGCTGGCGATCGTCTCCGTGCTCGGGTTGGGGTTCGCCGCCGGCGGGGTGACCGTGTTGTACAAGCGGGTCGGCAACTGGCTGAACCTCCTCCAGTTCGGCTTCGTCGTGCTCGTCTCCGCGCCGGTGCTCGACCAGCCGTGGCTGCGGGCGCTGCCGTTGGCCCACGGGAGCGCGATGCTCCAGCGGGCGATGGTCGACGGCGTCCGCCTGTGGGAGTTCCCGCTCGCGGACCTGGCGCTGCTCGTCGCCGTCGCCGTCGGCTACCTCGCGGCCGGCTACGTCGTCTTCCATTACGCGACCCGGCGGGCGCGGCGGCTCGGCGTGCTCGGCGACTACTGA
- a CDS encoding GAF domain-containing sensor histidine kinase yields the protein MTELSDREDISDLGAVRRMYRITADYERSFDTKVSDLLELGRAYLGVQAGFLTEISDDEQVIVNAVGDHPLLQPGESCPLDKTYCRRTLSHDDSLTVQHAEVEGWEEDSAYQQFGLESYIGAKVIVDDEIYGTFCFADTEPRERPFSDAESTFVELMAEWVSYELFQKQATERIQRQRDQLEEFAKVVSHDLRNPLSVVQGYLDLAEETGDPDHYDRCRDALDRMETLIEDLLVLAREGESIDETEAVDVGEAASDCWSFVATADATLTVEIDRRITADGTRLQQLFENLFRNAIEHGGDDVAIRVGELADGSGFFVADDGPGITPADRERVLDHGYSTADDGTGFGLTIVTQIADAHGWDVTVTESDDGGARFEIAGVD from the coding sequence ATGACCGAGCTATCCGACCGAGAGGACATCTCCGATCTGGGGGCGGTCCGGCGGATGTACCGCATCACCGCCGACTACGAGCGGTCGTTCGACACGAAGGTGTCCGACCTGCTGGAACTCGGTCGGGCGTATCTGGGGGTTCAAGCCGGGTTCCTCACGGAGATCTCCGACGACGAGCAGGTCATCGTCAACGCCGTCGGCGACCACCCGCTGTTACAGCCGGGGGAGTCGTGTCCACTCGACAAGACGTACTGCCGACGGACGCTGTCGCACGACGACTCGCTCACCGTCCAACACGCCGAAGTCGAGGGCTGGGAGGAAGACTCCGCCTACCAGCAGTTCGGGCTGGAGTCGTACATCGGGGCCAAGGTGATCGTCGACGACGAGATCTACGGGACGTTCTGTTTCGCCGATACCGAGCCGCGCGAGCGCCCCTTCAGCGACGCGGAGTCGACGTTCGTGGAGTTGATGGCCGAGTGGGTGAGCTACGAACTGTTTCAGAAGCAGGCGACCGAACGCATTCAACGGCAGCGCGACCAGTTGGAGGAGTTCGCAAAGGTCGTTTCACACGACCTTCGGAACCCGCTCAGCGTCGTCCAGGGGTATCTGGATCTCGCGGAGGAGACCGGAGACCCCGACCACTACGATCGGTGTCGGGACGCCCTCGACCGGATGGAGACGCTGATCGAGGACCTGCTGGTGTTGGCCCGGGAGGGCGAGTCGATCGACGAGACGGAGGCCGTCGACGTGGGCGAGGCGGCGAGCGACTGCTGGTCGTTCGTCGCGACCGCGGACGCGACGCTGACCGTGGAGATCGACCGCCGGATCACCGCCGACGGCACCCGGCTCCAGCAGCTGTTCGAGAACCTCTTTCGCAACGCGATCGAACACGGCGGCGACGACGTCGCCATCCGGGTCGGCGAGTTGGCCGACGGGTCGGGCTTCTTCGTCGCGGACGACGGCCCGGGGATCACGCCGGCCGACCGCGAGCGGGTCCTCGATCACGGCTACTCGACGGCGGATGACGGGACCGGGTTCGGACTCACGATCGTCACGCAGATCGCCGACGCCCACGGCTGGGACGTGACGGTGACCGAGAGCGACGACGGCGGCGCCCGGTTCGAGATCGCGGGGGTCGACTGA
- a CDS encoding ABC transporter ATP-binding protein, with amino-acid sequence MTDTRDTDRPAGDDVLAAEDLVLRYPESDTPVIDGATHAFPEGRVTALVGPNGSGKSTLLRGLAGRLAPRSGTVTLRGRPLDDYGDRERARELARLPQEPTAPDGITVEELAYHGRYPHRGFLDTVDDADVTAVDRALRLVGIDRLRDRPLADLSGGQRRLAWVAMVLAQDADVLLLDEPTTFLDLRHQLAVMDVVRTLREDDETTVVLVLHDIEQAARYADEMVVLRQGDVHAAGPPASVLEPDLLAEVFGIEAEVEPGRFGPRITPIGPADSVTGSR; translated from the coding sequence ATGACCGACACACGCGACACCGACCGACCCGCCGGCGACGACGTCCTCGCCGCCGAGGACCTCGTGTTGCGCTACCCCGAGTCGGACACTCCGGTGATCGACGGTGCGACCCACGCGTTCCCCGAAGGCCGGGTCACCGCGCTCGTCGGACCGAACGGGAGCGGCAAGAGCACGCTGCTGCGCGGGCTCGCCGGGCGGCTCGCGCCCCGGTCGGGGACCGTGACGCTCCGGGGTCGGCCGCTCGACGACTACGGGGACCGGGAGCGCGCCCGCGAACTCGCTCGGCTTCCACAGGAGCCGACCGCACCCGACGGAATAACCGTCGAGGAGTTAGCCTATCACGGCCGCTATCCCCACCGGGGGTTCCTCGACACGGTCGACGACGCGGACGTTACGGCGGTCGACCGCGCCCTGCGGCTCGTCGGCATCGACCGCCTGCGCGACCGGCCGCTGGCGGACCTCAGCGGCGGCCAGCGCCGGCTCGCGTGGGTCGCGATGGTGCTGGCACAGGACGCCGACGTGCTCCTCCTGGACGAGCCGACGACGTTCCTCGACCTGCGCCACCAACTCGCCGTGATGGACGTGGTGCGGACGCTGCGCGAGGACGACGAGACGACGGTCGTGCTCGTCCTTCACGACATCGAGCAGGCCGCCCGCTACGCGGACGAGATGGTCGTCCTCCGACAGGGGGACGTCCACGCGGCCGGCCCGCCAGCGTCGGTGCTGGAGCCGGATCTGCTCGCGGAGGTGTTCGGCATCGAGGCCGAGGTCGAACCCGGACGCTTCGGCCCGCGGATCACGCCGATCGGGCCGGCCGATTCGGTGACTGGGTCGCGATGA